In a single window of the Neospora caninum Liverpool complete genome, chromosome VIIa genome:
- a CDS encoding GK15875, related, which produces MDEEYDVVVCGTGLKECILSGLLSTHGKKVLHVDRNAYYGGESASLNLTHLYEKFRPGETPPQTLGFNRDWNVDLIPKFVMACGKLVKVLLTTKVTRYLEWQVIEGTYVYQFQKAGFFSSAKYIHKVPATDTEALTSPLMPLLEKNRCKNFLSFCAQWDLENKETWKGFDPKRHSMKQVYEYFGLQPNTIDFVGHAVALYTSDDYLNQPMGQTMEKIKLYMYSISRYGKSPFIYPLYGLGGLPEGFSRLCAINGGTYMLNKPIEGFVYGDDGKVCGVKSTDGEVARCKMVVCDPSYVNYDPKKVRKSGQVIRCICILGSPIPNTSDASSCQIIIPQRQVNRKNDIYVMLVSSAHGVALKGKYIAIISTTVETADPMKEIAPALDLLGPIEQQFVQVSDVYEAVTDGREDNVFVSDSFDATSHFESATEDVLKIWKNMTGEELDLSVKAEPEDLQEM; this is translated from the exons ATGGATGAGGAATACGAC gtGGTTGTGTGCGGCACGGGACTGAAGGAGTGCATCCTCAGTGGCCTTCTCTCAACGCACGGGAAGAAGGTTCTCCACGTCGACCGCAATGCGTACTACGGAGGCGAATCCGCTTCGCTGAACCTGACGCATCTGTACGAGAAGTTCAGGCCAG gagagacgccgcctcAGACCTTGGGCTTCAACAGAGACTGGAACGTGGATCTCATCCCCAAGTTTGTCATGGCCTGTGGGAAGCTCGTCAAGGTTCTCCTCACGACGAAGGTTACGAGATACCTCGAGTGGCAGGTCATCGAGGGCACATACGTCTACCAGTTTCAGAAGGCgggtttcttctccagcgcgAAATACATCCACAAA GTTCCCGCAACAGACACGGAGGCGCTGACCTCTCCCTTGATGCCTCTGTTGGAGAAGAACCGCTGCAAGAACTTCCTGAGCTTCTGCGCTCAGTGGGACTtggaaaacaaagagacatGGAAGGGCTTCGACCCCAAGAGACACTCTATGAAGCAG GTCTACGAGTACTTTGGCCTGCAGCCGAACACCATCGACTTCGTCGGCCACGCTGTCGCGCTCTACACGTCCGATGA CTACCTGAACCAGCCGATGGGCCAAACAATGGAGAAAATCAAGTTGTACATGTACAGCATATCGCGCTACGGGAAATCGCCTTTCATCTATCCTCTGTATGGCCTGGGAGGCCTGCCAGAGGGCTTCAGTCGGCTGTGCGCGATCAACGGAGGCACGTACATGCTGAACAAACCGATTGAAGGTTTCGTGtacggagacgacggaaaggTGTGCGGCGTGAAGTCCACAGATGGAGAG GTCGCACGGTGCAAGATGGTTGTCTGCGATCCCAGCTACGTGAACTACGACCCTAAAAAAGTCCGGAAGTCCGGGCAAGTTATCCGCTGCATCTGCATTCTGGGAAGCCCGATCCCGAACACCTCGGACGCTTCGTCGTGTCAAATTATCATTCCGCAAAGACAAGTTAACCGCAAGAACGACATCTACGTCAtgctcgtctcctctgcgcaCGGAGTCGCGCTCAAGGGAAAATACATTGCCATCATCAGCACGACTGTCGAAACGGCGGACCCGATGAAAG AAATCGCGCCCGCACTCGACCTGTTGGGGCCGATCGAGCAGCAGTTCGTGCAAGTCAGTGACGTGTATGAGGCGGTCACCgacggacgagaagacaaTGTGTTCGTCTCCGATTCCTTCGATGCGACCTCGCACTTTGAGTCCGCAACTGAAGACGTCTTGAAAAT CTGGAAAAACATGACGGGAGAGGAATTGGACTTGTCGGTGAAGGCGGAGCCGGAAGATCTCCAGGAGATGTAG
- a CDS encoding putative fibrillin-2 precursor: MPLSVSSLAVAPAADPRAGALYSPPLPESGPPGVPNTSNYQYLYSASPPGNANGVVFTAPELAPQQAPGFLSGLLPSRSSSGGFLGLNGSGEGSPGIQQLGTLMADIATCDPKTEGVCCLARNYCDPNATCFSDAAPDSVFDILNAIPRCTCKEGFEGDGRTKGTGCSNIDECATGQAGCEQICKDFAPGYACGCYDGYKLKANGKDCQDINECLTANGGCQHVCVNTPGTFFCDCAAGFTLGEDGRSCTDVDECALDENICEHRCENLPGAFQCHCNPGYKRGADDPRKCVDRDDCVDIDECLLAKKLLFSKDREGQGVTPAVRLQQQRELQGGRLLPGRPALCDQKCLNLVGKYECGCYPGFVLQPDGRCDDINECLDPSLHGCEQLCVNLPGTYSCQCRQGYRPSVEKRGACVDIDECAENPALCEYGCTNLPGTYECTCPPDSKPRNDKRGCQPNLSCKEDASQCQGDHVCRLDGTTQKWKCSCPDGFAAAQSSPRNLHPPRCVDINECAVGYPTAGRNPCPDLYRPCCLNVAGGFQCVMARRRGLAANRQLYCEAPSFDFQGRLNR, from the exons atgcctctctctgtctcctctctcgccgtcgctccggCCGCGGACCCGCGAGCTGGCGCTCTGTACTCTCCCCCCCTACCCGAAAGCGGCCCGCCTGGAGTGCCCAACACTTCAAACTACCAGTATCTGTattctgcctctccgcctgGCAACGCAAATGGTGTCGTATTTACTGCTCCGGAGTTGGCGCCTCAGCAGGCTCCTGGTTTTCTCTCAGGCCTCCTCCCATCGCGGTCGTCTTCTGGAGGCTTTCTCGGCTTGAATGGTTCCGGCGAAGGGAGTCCTGGCATCCAGCAATTAGGGACGCTCATGGCAGATATCGCGACGTGTGACCCAAAAACGGAGGGCGTCTGTTGTCTCGCGCGGAACTACTGTGATCCTAATGCCACGTGCTTCTCCGACGCGGCTCCAGATTCTGTTTTCGACATACTGAACGCCATTCCAAGGTGCACCTGCAAAGAGGGATTTGAAGGCGACGGAAGAACAAAGGGGACCGGATGCTCCAATATTGACGAGTGCGCCACAGGCCAGGCGGGCTGTGAACAAATATGCAAGGATTTCGCCCCTGGATATGCATGCGGCTGCTACGATGGATACAAGCTTAAAGCGAACGGAAAAGATTGCCAGGACATCAATGAATGCCTAACCGCAAACGGCGGGTGCCAACACGTCTGCGTAAATACACCGGGAACCTTCTTCTGCGACTGCGCTGCAG GCTTCACcctcggcgaagacggccgaTCTTGCACAGATGTCGACGAGTGCGCGCTGGATGAGAACATCTGTGAACACCGATGTGAAAACCTGCCGGGTGCCTTCCAGTGCCACTGCAATCCTGGGTACAAGAGAGGTGCTGACGATCCGCGCAAATGCGTCGATCGCGATGA CTGCGTAGACATCGACGAATGTCTTCTCGCAAAAAAGCTTCTTTTTtcgaaggacagagaaggccaGGGTGTCACGCCCGCTGTTCGgctccagcagcagcggGAACTGCAAGGGGGAAGGCTCCTCCCTGGGCGGCCGGCTCTCTGCGACCAAAAGTGTCTGAATCTCGTGGGGAAGTATGAGTGTGG ATGCTATCCCGGCTTTGTTTTGCAGCCTGATGGTCGGTGTGACGACATCAACGAGTGTCTCGATCCTAGTCTTCACGGATGTGAACAACTATGCGTCAACTTGCCCGGAACTTATTCATGCCAGTGTCGGCAGGGCTATCGCCCGAGCgtcgagaagaggggagcATGTGTCGATATAGATGAATGTGCAGAAAACCCCGCCTTGTGTGAATATGGATGTACGAACTTGCCCGGCACGTACGAGTGCACCTGTCCTCCGGACAGCAAACCACGAAATGATAAGCGAGGGTGTCAGCCGAATCTGTCGTGCAAAGAAGATGCCTCTCAGTGTCAAG GAGATCACGTTTGCCGCCTTGACGGAACAACCCAGAAATGGAAGTGCAGCTGTCCAGATGGCTTCGCGGCCGCTCAGTCGTCTCCAAGAAACTTGCACCCCCCCCGTTGCGTCGATATCAATGAGTGTGCTGTGGGCTATCCGACTGCAGGAAGAAATCCATGTCCGGACCTCTACAG GCCTTGCTGTCTGAACGTGGCGGGAGGCTTTCAGTGTGTGATGGCACGAAGGAGGGGCCTCGCCGCCAACCGGCAGCTGTACTGTGAGGCTCCCAGCTTCGACTTTCAGGGACGCCTCAACAGGTag